Proteins from a genomic interval of Coccinella septempunctata chromosome 2, icCocSept1.1, whole genome shotgun sequence:
- the LOC123307503 gene encoding zinc finger Y-chromosomal protein-like gives MDTNKNNVNIEEEVHVIHDKVKLEEELGKTDILEQFMDENRVHDREEYIIKKEESDSNCLNIEIATHDLSTESFTKELPERFETLKNNTNTINIKGHECRFCDYATSHKSHLEAHVKSVHLKIKEDKCRFCDFVTSRKESLRKHVNAVHLNIKNYKCHMCEYASSEKKALEIHIKSVHLNIKEHKCNLCEYAASKNKDLEVHIKSVHLNIKEHKCQLCGYFTHVRRNLEKHINTIHLNIKKHKCHLCEYAASEKQHLENHVKTVHFKIKEHKCHLCSYDTNSKSLLRSHINVVHLNIKEHKCHLCEYTGSKKSYVEMHVKAVHLKIKKHKCDFCDYGANRKDSLRKHVDSLHSNMEGHD, from the exons ATGGATACTAATAAAAATAATGTAAATATTGAAGAAGAGGTACATGTTATCCATGATAA AGTAAAGTTAGAAGAAGAATTGGGAAAAACAGACATTTTAGAACAATTTATGGATGAAAATAGAGTTCATGACAGAGAAGAATATATAATTAAAAAAGAAGAAAGTGACTCAAATTGCTTAAATATAGAAATTGCTACACATGATCTATCAACTGAATCTTTTACAAAGGAATTGCCTGAAAGATTTGAGACactaaaaaataatacaaatacAATAAATATCAAGGGACACGAATGTCGCTTCTGTGATTATGCTACGAGTCATAAGAGTCATCTTGAAGCACATGTAAAGTCagtccatttgaaaattaaagaaGATAAGTGTCGCTTTTGCGATTTTGTTACGAGTAGAAAAGAGAGCTTGCGAAAGCATGTCAATGCTGTTCatttaaatatcaaaaactacAAGTGTCACATGTGTGAATATGCTTCAAGTGAAAAAAAGGCTCTTGAAATACATATAAAATCcgttcatttgaatatcaaagAACACAAATgcaacttatgtgaatatgctgcgagTAAAAATAAGGACCTGGAAGTACACATAAAATCTGTCCATTTGAATATCAAGGAACACAAGTGTCAGCTATGTGGGTATTTCACACATGTTAGACGAAATCTTGAAAAGCACATCAACACGATTCATttaaatatcaagaaacacaagtgtcacttatgtgaatatgctgcgagcgaaaaacaacacctggaAAACCACGTTAAAactgttcatttcaaaataaaggaacacaagtgtcatctTTGCAGTTATGATACCAACAGTAAAAGTCTTCTTCGAAGCCATATTAACgttgttcatttgaatatcaaggaacacaagtgtcacttatgtgaatatacCGGGAGTAAAAAAAGTTACGTTGAAATGCATGTGAAAGCTGTTCATTTAAAGATAAAGAAACACAAGTGTGACTTCTGTGATTATGGTGCGAATAGAAAAGACTCGTTAAGAAAGCATGTTGACTCTCTTCATTCAAATATGGAAGGACATgattaa
- the LOC123307504 gene encoding zinc finger protein 64-like isoform X1, with amino-acid sequence MDEHSISIKEELPVAFDECVFSVKLEENSETIGVSEQFLDENGFHEREEYIIKNEESTSNCLVTKIDANQLSPASINKMPQVPNPLMNHSELSPLEESIGHKSLMERTDIGKNLICDYASCQKEYGKVPEKSVNSKIKEHKCSFCDHIATRTTHLRSHMESVHLCIKKHKCHLCEYASNDKHKLDMHIKCVHLKIKEYECHLCDYVASKKRHLEEHVKFVHLRIKEQKCHLCEYETGRKQDLQKHIKFVHLKIKEHKCNLCKFATGRKNNLEQHVNSVHLKIKEQKCHLCEYVTSKKQYLDVHVKFVHLKFERNRKNNTNEVNVVKTEKKP; translated from the exons atgGATGAACATAGTATCAGTATTAAGGAAGAGCTACCTGTTGCCTTTGATGAGTGCGTATTTAG TGTTAAGTTAGAAGAAAACTCAGAAACTATAGGTGTTTCTGAACAGTTTCTAGACGAAAATGGATTTCATGAAAGGGAAGAATATATAATCAAGAATGAGGAAAGTACCTCAAACTGCTTAGTTACCAAAATCGATGCAAATCAGTTATCACCTGCTTCCATAAATAAAATGCCTCAAGTACCAAATCCTCTGATGAATCACTCTGAACTTTCACCTCTGGAAGAGTCTATAGGTCACAAAAGTCTTATGGAAAGAACTGATATTGGAAAAAACCTGATATGTGATTATGCCTCCTGTCAGAAAGAATATGGGAAAGTACCTGAGAAATCTGTTAATTCGAAAATTAAGGAACATAAGTGCTCGTTTTGTGACCATATTGCAACTAGAACAACTCACCTCAGAAGTCACATGGAATCTGTTCATTTGTGCATCAAGAAACACAAGTGTCACTTGTGTGAATATGCTTCAAATGATAAACATAAACTTGATATGCACATAAAATGTGTTCATCTGAAAATTAAGGAATACGAGTGTCATCTATGTGATTATGTTGCAAGTAAAAAACGACACCTTGAAGAACATGTAAAATTTGTTCATTTAAGAATTAAGGAACAAAAGTGTCACCTATGCGAGTATGAAACAGGTAGAAAACAAGACCTTCAGAAACACATAAAATTTGTTCATCTGAAAATTAAGGAACATAAGTGTAATTTATGCAAGTTTGCCACAGGTAGAAAAAATAACCTTGAACAACATGTTAATTCTGTTCATCTTAAAATTAAGGAACAaaagtgtcatctatgtgagTATGTTACAAGTAAAAAGCAATACCTTGATGTACATGTGAAATTTGTTCATCTGAAATTCGaaagaaatagaaaaaataacaCAAATGAAGTTAATGTAGTAAAAACAGAAAAGAAACCCTAG
- the LOC123307485 gene encoding zinc finger protein 639-like, which produces MDMIECCYNAEAELHISNDSVMLDEKSGVLDQISEENGANVGRENTKLKNNMRFIDAFEQFIHKKEEYIIKDGKSYSNCSVTEVDGDTLSSVPFTEEKPLIFEPLINNSKLTHIDSDKSHIGPVVEENSLENHTGYGYASSLDEDSYSNCSVNEADADTLSSASFTEEKPQLIEPLINNSQIAHSDSDKSHMSPVVEENNLENHTGCGYASSLDEESYSNCSVTEDDADTLSSASFTEEKPQLIEPLINNSQIAHLYSDKSHMSPVVEENNLENHIGCGYASSLDEENYSNCSVTEADADTLSSASFTEEKPQLIEPLINNSQKAHLDSHMSPVVKENNLENHIGCGYASSLKDQEEKLLPTENLEHIKPHHYQCDYCDYFTNRKSALRIHVESVHLNMRKHKCQFCNHASNDKTSLKSHINVVHLNIKEHKCHLCEYTGSKKSYVEMHVKAVHLKIKKHKFHLCDFAASRNHELNMHIKSNHASTIQNDFDVHRNSVHLKNKKFECKLCDYVARRKDSLEKHVDAVHLKIKDHKCHLCQYATTERKILKQHISGVHLKIKEHKCHLCEYAATQKGRLEIHIKSVHLKIKDQKCHLCDYASSQKKDLNRHMKSVHSITKDRKHKCDVCEYFATEEQRLEEHKKIVHLGIKKHKCDLCEYATNEEERLEEHTKIVHLGIREHKCDLCEYAGSNERTLRKHKTIFHSKTKDHKCHLCEYAAHQKSVLDKHIKSVHLKIKEHKCHLCDYAGSTRSKVRIHIKSVHLKIKDQKCNYCEYASSTKTDLQKHVDIVHLNIRKKRN; this is translated from the exons ATGGATATGATAGAATGCTGTTATAACGCTGAAGCAGAGTTACATATATCCAACGATAG TGTAATGTTGGATGAAAAATCAGGAGTTCTTGACCAAATATCAGAAGAAAATGGAGCTAATGTAGGAAGAGAAAATACGaagttgaaaaataatatgaGATTTATAGATGCTTTTGAACAATTCATACATAAAAAAGAAGAATACATCATCAAGGATGGAAAAAGTTACTCAAATTGCTCAGTTACCGAAGTGGATGGTGATACATTATCATCTGTCCCTTTTACAGAAGAAAAGCCTCTTATATTCGAACCACTGATTAATAACTCCAAACTGACTCACATAGATAGTGATAAAAGTCACATAGGTCCTGTAGTTGAAGAAAATAGTCTTGAAAACCATACAGGATATGGCTATGCGTCCAGTCTGGATGAAGACAGTTACTCAAATTGCTCAGTTAACGAAGCCGATGCTGATACATTATCGTCTGCCTCTTTTACAGAAGAAAAGCCTCAATTAATTGAACCACTGATAAATAACTCTCAAATAGCTCACTCAGATAGTGATAAAAGTCACATGAGTCCTGTAGTTGAAGAAAATAATCTTGAAAACCATACAGGATGTGGCTATGCTTCCAGTCTGGATGAAGAAAGTTACTCAAATTGCTCAGTTACCGAAGACGATGCTGATACATTATCGTCTGCCTCTTTTACAGAAGAAAAGCCTCAATTAATTGAACCACTGATAAATAACTCCCAAATAGCTCACTTATATAGTGATAAAAGTCACATGAGTCCTGTAGTTGAAGAAAATAATCTTGAAAATCATATAGGATGTGGCTATGCTTCCAGTCTGGATGAAGAAAATTACTCAAATTGCTCAGTTACCGAAGCCGATGCTGATACATTATCGTCTGCTTCTTTTACAGAAGAAAAGCCTCAATTAATTGAACCACTGATAAATAACTCCCAAAAGGCTCACTTAGATAGTCACATGAGTCCTGTAGTTAAAGAAAATAATCTTGAAAACCATATAGGATGTGGCTATGCTTCCAGTCTGAAAGATCAAGAAGAAAAACTTTTGCCTACTGAAAACCTTGAACACATTAAACCTCATCACTATCAGTGTGATTATTGTGACTATTTTACAAATAGAAAAAGTGCCCTCCGAATTCATGTCGAGTCTGTTCATTTAAATATGAGGAAACACAAGTGCCAGTTTTGTAATCATGCTTCTAATGATAAAACTTCACTTAAGAGCCATATTAACgttgttcatttgaatatcaaggaacacaagtgtcacttatgtgaatatacCGGGAGTAAAAAAAGTTACGTTGAAATGCATGTGAAAGCTGTTCATTTAAAGATAAAGAAACACAAGTTTCACTTATGTGATTTTGCTGCAAGTCGGAATCATGAGCTGAATATGCACATAAAATCAAATCATGCTTCAACTATACAGAACGATTTCGATGTACACAGAAATTccgttcatttgaaaaataagaaattcgAGTGTAAGCTATGTGATTATGTCGCAAGAAGAAAAGATAGCCTCGAAAAGCATGTTGATGCTGTTCATTTAAAAATCAAGGACcacaagtgtcacttatgtCAATATGCTACAACTGAAAGAAAAATCCTCAAACAACACATATCAGGGgttcatttaaaaattaaagaaCACAAATGTCATTTATGTGAGTATGCTGCTACTCAGAAAGGTCGACTTGAAATTCACATAaaatcagttcatttgaaaattaaagatCAAAAGTGCCACCTGTGTGATTATGCTTCAAGTCAGAAAAAGGATCTGAATAGGCACATGAAATCTGTTCATTCAATAACTAAGGACCGCAAACACAAGTGTGACGTATGTGAATATTTTGCTACTGAAGAGCAAAGGCTTGAGGAACACAAAAAAATTGTGCATTTGGGAATAAAGAAACACAAGTGCGATCTATGTGAATATGCTACGAATGAAGAAGAAAGGCTTGAAGAACACACAAAGATTGTTCATTTGGGAATAAGGGAACACAAGTGTgatttatgtgaatatgctgggAGCAATGAAAGAACCCTTAGAAAACACAAAACAATCTTTCATTCGAAGACTAAGGATCACAAATGTCACTTGTGTGAGTATGCCGCTCATCAGAAAAGTGTGCTTGATAAACACATAAAATCAGTTCACTTGAAAATTAAAGAGCACAAGTGCCATCTATGTGATTATGCTGGGAGTACAAGAAGTAAAGTTAGGATCCACATAaaatcagttcatttgaaaattaaggatcaAAAGTGTAACTATTGCGAGTATGCTTCAAGTACAAAAACAGACCTTCAAAAGCATGTGGACATTGTTCATTTAAATATTAGGAAAAAACGCAATTGA
- the LOC123307490 gene encoding zinc finger and BTB domain-containing protein 41-like, whose product MPFYSIDSESLIYFRVKLEEKPGIIDICEHFIDEEGVYDREEFIIRNKGSCTNSSDVEVDANQSTAFFNKKISQVFDPTTIKSEPVHLDQCEFPKCHLIGAREEKYLDEPIQYEHTDHTYCSKDDKNPVKLEVVDIFEQFIDNEGVYDREEYIIENEKINPNTLLIEDNSNQFPACLNEKMPPVLDPTGIKSDMFNLGVVDTYEQFIDEEGVHDREEYIIENEKINPNTLLIEDNSNQFPACLNEKMPPVLDPTGIKSDMFNLGVVDTCEQFIDEKGVHDREEFIIKNEGSYINSSDIEVDANQSTAFFNKEILQVFDPTTIKSEPVHMDQCEFPKCHLVDTGKEKYLDKSTQYDHNDHTYCRKYDEKCHVKSEILEFVEQFIDNEGVHGREEYIIENEKMNSNSLLIEDNSNQSPASFNEEISPVLDPTGIKSDMFNLGVVDTCEQFIDEEGVHDREEYIIENEKINPNSLIREKKQTLQRHFDTVHLKIKTHRCHLCEYAGSAKEALERHIKSVHLNIKKHKCHLCEFATSKKQTLDSHVKSVHLKIKEHRCYLCEYASSEKNAVEKHIKSVHLKIKKYKCHLCEYGASVKNRLDYHVNYVHLKIKD is encoded by the exons ATGCCCTTTTATTCAATTGACTCAGAAAGTCTAATTTATTTCAGAGTGAAGTTGGAAGAAAAACCAGGGATCATAGACATATGCGAACACTTCATAGATGAAGAAGGAGTTTACGATAGAGAAGAATTTATAATAAGGAACAAAGGAAGTTGCACGAATTCCTCAGATGTAGAAGTTGATGCAAATCAGTCAACTgcctttttcaacaaaaaaatctcTCAAGTATTTGATCCCACAACCATTAAATCTGAACCGGTTCACTTGGACCAGTGTGAATTTCCTAAATGTCACTTGATTGGTGCAAGGgaagaaaaatatcttgatgAACCCATACAATATGAACATACCGATCATACATACTGCAGTAAAGACGACAAGAATCCCGTTAAATTAGAAGTTGTAGACATTTTTGAACAGTTTATAGACAATGAAGGAGTTTATGATAGAGAAGAATAtataattgagaatgaaaaaattaaccCAAACACTCTACTTATTGAAGataattcaaatcaatttcCTGCCTGTTTAAACGAAAAAATGCCCCCAGTATTAGACCCAACAGGCATAAAATCTGATATGTTTAACTTAGGAGTTGTGGACACTTATGAACAATTTATAGACGAAGAAGGTGTTCACGATAGAGAAGAATAtataattgagaatgaaaaaattaaccCAAACACTCTACTTATTGAAGataattcaaatcaatttcCTGCCTGTTTAAACGAAAAAATGCCCCCAGTATTAGACCCAACAGGCATAAAATCTGATATGTTTAACTTAGGAGTTGTGGACACTTGTGAACAATTTATAGATGAAAAAGGTGTTCACGATAGAGAAGAATTTATAATAAAGAACGAAGGAAGTTACATAAATTCCTCAGATATAGAAGTTGATGCAAATCAGTCAACTGCCTTTTTCAACAAAGAAATCCTTCAAGTATTTGATCCAACGACCATCAAATCTGAACCGGTTCACATGGACCAATGTGAATTTCCTAAATGTCACTTGGTTGATACAGGGAAAGAAAAATATCTCGATAAATCCACACAGTATGATCATAATGATCATACCTACTGTCGCAAATATGACGAGAAATGTCATGTCAAATCAGAAATCTTAGAATTTGTCGAACAATTTATAGACAATGAAGGAGTTCATGGCAGAGAAGAATAtataattgagaatgaaaaaatgaacTCAAATTCCCTACTTATTGAAGACAATTCAAATCAATCACCTGCCTCTTTTAACGAAGAAATATCTCCAGTATTAGACCCAACAGGCATAAAATCTGATATGTTTAACTTAGGAGTTGTGGACACTTGTGAACAATTTATAGACGAAGAAGGTGTTCACGATAGAGAAGAATatataattgaaaatgaaaaaattaacccAAACTCCCTAATTAGAGAA AAAAAACAGACTCTTCAAAGGCATTTTGacactgttcatttgaaaattaagacgCACaggtgtcacttatgtgaatatgctgggAGTGCTAAAGAGGCCCTCGAAAGACATATAAAATCagttcatttgaatattaagAAACACAAATGCCACTTATGTGAATTTGCTACGAGTAAAAAACAGACACTTGATAGTCAcgtgaaatctgttcatttgaaaattaaggaacacaGGTGTTATCTCTGCGAATATgcttcaagtgaaaaaaatgctgttgaaaaacatataaaatcagttcatttgaaaattaag aaatacaaatgtcacttatgtgaatatggtGCGAGTGTTAAGAATAGACTTGATTATCACGTGAAttatgttcatttgaaaattaaggattag
- the LOC123307504 gene encoding zinc finger protein 64-like isoform X2: MDEHSISIKEELPVAFDDVKLEENSETIGVSEQFLDENGFHEREEYIIKNEESTSNCLVTKIDANQLSPASINKMPQVPNPLMNHSELSPLEESIGHKSLMERTDIGKNLICDYASCQKEYGKVPEKSVNSKIKEHKCSFCDHIATRTTHLRSHMESVHLCIKKHKCHLCEYASNDKHKLDMHIKCVHLKIKEYECHLCDYVASKKRHLEEHVKFVHLRIKEQKCHLCEYETGRKQDLQKHIKFVHLKIKEHKCNLCKFATGRKNNLEQHVNSVHLKIKEQKCHLCEYVTSKKQYLDVHVKFVHLKFERNRKNNTNEVNVVKTEKKP; this comes from the exons atgGATGAACATAGTATCAGTATTAAGGAAGAGCTACCTGTTGCCTTTGATGA TGTTAAGTTAGAAGAAAACTCAGAAACTATAGGTGTTTCTGAACAGTTTCTAGACGAAAATGGATTTCATGAAAGGGAAGAATATATAATCAAGAATGAGGAAAGTACCTCAAACTGCTTAGTTACCAAAATCGATGCAAATCAGTTATCACCTGCTTCCATAAATAAAATGCCTCAAGTACCAAATCCTCTGATGAATCACTCTGAACTTTCACCTCTGGAAGAGTCTATAGGTCACAAAAGTCTTATGGAAAGAACTGATATTGGAAAAAACCTGATATGTGATTATGCCTCCTGTCAGAAAGAATATGGGAAAGTACCTGAGAAATCTGTTAATTCGAAAATTAAGGAACATAAGTGCTCGTTTTGTGACCATATTGCAACTAGAACAACTCACCTCAGAAGTCACATGGAATCTGTTCATTTGTGCATCAAGAAACACAAGTGTCACTTGTGTGAATATGCTTCAAATGATAAACATAAACTTGATATGCACATAAAATGTGTTCATCTGAAAATTAAGGAATACGAGTGTCATCTATGTGATTATGTTGCAAGTAAAAAACGACACCTTGAAGAACATGTAAAATTTGTTCATTTAAGAATTAAGGAACAAAAGTGTCACCTATGCGAGTATGAAACAGGTAGAAAACAAGACCTTCAGAAACACATAAAATTTGTTCATCTGAAAATTAAGGAACATAAGTGTAATTTATGCAAGTTTGCCACAGGTAGAAAAAATAACCTTGAACAACATGTTAATTCTGTTCATCTTAAAATTAAGGAACAaaagtgtcatctatgtgagTATGTTACAAGTAAAAAGCAATACCTTGATGTACATGTGAAATTTGTTCATCTGAAATTCGaaagaaatagaaaaaataacaCAAATGAAGTTAATGTAGTAAAAACAGAAAAGAAACCCTAG